A genomic stretch from Burkholderia pyrrocinia includes:
- a CDS encoding metallophosphoesterase, with the protein MKVRILSDLHLESNQPDVIAHADADLVVLAGDIHNHAEGLRWAAETFDPAVPVIYVPGNHEYYDGEFGALEAAMRDAAHALDNVHYLNNGVYVDPEQRFRVLGTTLWADFSLFGSDEASIATSIEAALRVMLDFKGLIQVTWPHDAALHAAPGAAERDFSPADAIALHRQGRAWLEAQLAVPFAGRTIVVTHHAPHRRSLAERYAEDLASAGFVTDMAELVRPPVDLWIHGHTHTSFDYVADGGTRVVCNPRGYIRRRTGELENTAFAWDKVVELG; encoded by the coding sequence GTGAAAGTCCGCATCCTGTCCGACCTGCATCTCGAAAGCAACCAGCCCGACGTGATCGCGCATGCCGACGCGGATCTCGTCGTGCTCGCCGGCGACATCCACAATCACGCGGAAGGCCTGCGCTGGGCCGCCGAGACGTTCGACCCGGCCGTGCCGGTGATCTACGTGCCGGGCAACCACGAGTACTACGATGGGGAATTCGGCGCGCTGGAGGCGGCGATGCGCGACGCGGCGCATGCGCTCGACAACGTGCATTACCTGAACAACGGCGTCTACGTCGATCCCGAACAGCGCTTCCGCGTGCTCGGCACGACGCTGTGGGCCGATTTCTCGCTGTTCGGCAGCGACGAAGCCAGCATCGCCACCTCAATCGAAGCCGCGCTGCGCGTGATGCTCGATTTCAAGGGATTGATCCAGGTGACCTGGCCGCACGACGCGGCGCTGCATGCGGCACCGGGCGCGGCGGAACGGGATTTCTCGCCGGCCGACGCGATCGCGCTGCATCGGCAAGGCCGCGCGTGGCTGGAAGCCCAGCTCGCGGTGCCGTTCGCGGGGCGGACGATCGTCGTCACCCATCATGCGCCGCACCGGCGCTCGCTGGCGGAACGCTATGCGGAAGACCTTGCGTCGGCGGGGTTCGTCACGGATATGGCTGAACTCGTGCGGCCGCCGGTGGATTTGTGGATCCACGGCCACACGCATACGTCATTCGACTATGTTGCGGACGGCGGCACGCGCGTGGTGTGCAATCCGCGCGGCTACATCCGCCGGCGCACCGGCGAAC
- a CDS encoding FAD-binding oxidoreductase, translating to MMSSEAFVSACRDAIGADHVLTDPHDTEPFLTDWRRRYKGVACAVLKPANTAEVAALVKLANAHGIALVPQGGNTGLAGGATPDASGSQAVLSVARLNRVRALDPHNNTITVEAGVILADVQARAREGGRLFALSLAAEGSCTIGGNLSTNAGGTAVLRYGNARELCLGLEVVTPQGEIWDGLRGLRKDNTGYDLRDLFIGAEGTLGIITAAVMKLHPLPAAQVTALAALESPHAALDFLSLAQRAAGPLLTGFELMSDFCMQLVGKHYPQLRYPFAQTHSQTVLLELSDNESEAHARALFEKLMEEAFEAGLVVDAVVAENLAQSRAFWDLREHIPLAQADEGLNIKHDIAVPISSVARFIDETDAAIQQAAPGARMVTFGHLGDGNLHYNVQMPEGGDPKAFLAAFQAPINRIVYDNVHRHHGTISAEHGIGQLKIDDAQRYKSPVETTLMRTLKTALDPRGLMNPGKVLR from the coding sequence ATGATGTCCTCCGAAGCTTTCGTTTCCGCGTGCCGCGACGCGATCGGCGCCGACCATGTGCTGACCGATCCGCACGATACCGAACCGTTCCTGACCGACTGGCGCCGCCGCTACAAGGGTGTCGCGTGCGCGGTGCTGAAACCCGCGAACACGGCCGAAGTCGCCGCGCTCGTCAAGCTGGCCAACGCGCACGGCATCGCGCTCGTGCCGCAAGGCGGCAACACGGGCCTCGCCGGCGGCGCGACGCCCGACGCGAGCGGCAGCCAGGCCGTGCTGAGCGTCGCGCGCCTGAACCGCGTGCGTGCGCTCGATCCGCACAACAACACGATCACCGTCGAAGCCGGCGTGATCCTCGCCGACGTGCAGGCACGCGCCCGCGAAGGCGGCCGGCTGTTCGCGCTGAGCCTCGCGGCGGAAGGCAGCTGCACGATCGGCGGCAACCTGTCGACCAATGCTGGCGGCACCGCGGTGCTGCGCTACGGCAACGCGCGCGAGCTGTGCCTCGGGCTCGAGGTCGTGACGCCGCAGGGCGAGATCTGGGACGGCCTGCGCGGGCTGCGCAAGGACAACACCGGCTACGACCTGCGCGACCTGTTCATCGGCGCGGAAGGCACGCTCGGGATCATTACCGCTGCCGTGATGAAGCTGCATCCGCTGCCGGCCGCGCAGGTCACGGCGCTCGCCGCGCTCGAATCGCCGCACGCGGCGCTCGACTTCCTCTCGCTCGCGCAGCGTGCGGCCGGGCCGCTGCTGACCGGCTTCGAGCTGATGTCGGATTTCTGCATGCAACTGGTCGGCAAGCACTACCCGCAACTGCGCTACCCGTTCGCGCAGACGCATTCGCAGACGGTGCTGCTCGAACTGTCCGACAACGAAAGCGAAGCGCATGCGCGCGCGCTGTTCGAGAAACTGATGGAAGAAGCGTTCGAGGCCGGGCTCGTGGTCGACGCGGTGGTCGCGGAGAATCTCGCGCAGTCGCGCGCGTTCTGGGACCTGCGCGAGCACATCCCGCTCGCGCAGGCCGACGAGGGTCTCAACATCAAGCACGACATCGCGGTGCCGATCTCGTCGGTCGCGCGGTTCATCGACGAGACCGACGCGGCGATCCAGCAGGCCGCGCCGGGCGCGCGGATGGTCACGTTCGGCCACCTCGGCGACGGCAACCTTCACTACAACGTGCAGATGCCCGAAGGCGGCGATCCGAAGGCATTCCTCGCCGCGTTCCAGGCGCCGATCAACCGGATCGTCTACGACAACGTGCACCGCCACCACGGCACGATCAGCGCGGAACACGGGATCGGCCAGTTGAAGATCGACGACGCGCAGCGCTACAAGTCGCCGGTCGAAACGACGCTGATGCGCACGCTGAAGACCGCGCTCGACCCGCGCGGCCTGATGAATCCCGGCAAGGTCCTGCGCTGA
- a CDS encoding DUF2069 domain-containing protein: MNAPARPAVAARPRCALAAVACLVALIALSLAWELWLAPLRPGGSALMLKAVPLALALPGVWRRNIYTMQWASMLILVYFAEGIVRGMSDGGLSATLGWCETALAVGFFVAALAYVAPFKRAAKKSRAAS; encoded by the coding sequence ATGAACGCGCCCGCCCGCCCCGCCGTCGCTGCCCGGCCGCGCTGCGCGCTGGCCGCCGTCGCGTGCCTCGTCGCACTGATCGCACTGTCGCTCGCGTGGGAGCTGTGGCTCGCGCCGCTGCGCCCGGGCGGCTCCGCGCTGATGCTGAAGGCCGTGCCGCTCGCGCTCGCACTGCCCGGCGTCTGGCGGCGTAACATCTATACGATGCAGTGGGCGAGCATGCTGATTCTCGTCTATTTCGCCGAAGGCATCGTGCGCGGCATGTCCGATGGCGGGTTGTCCGCAACGCTCGGCTGGTGCGAGACCGCACTTGCCGTCGGCTTCTTCGTGGCGGCGCTGGCGTACGTCGCGCCGTTCAAGCGCGCGGCGAAAAAGTCGCGCGCCGCGTCCTGA